In the Acropora muricata isolate sample 2 chromosome 10, ASM3666990v1, whole genome shotgun sequence genome, one interval contains:
- the LOC136931821 gene encoding stomatin-4-like yields MKLDHLQCIQTPRVAALALVYSAFQGVTMSEESLQQHGGCQIGGLPRIQCMSSSQPEGGQLGICGIVLTVLSYILVIVTMPFSLFFCLKVVQEYERAVIFRLGRILPGGARGPGLFFIVPKIDQYKKVDLRTVSFDVPPQEALTRDSVTVTVDAVVYFRIQNATVSVTNVSDAPGSTKLLAQTTLRNMIGTKNLSDILMDREGLSAQMQSFLDDATDAWGVRVERVEIKDVRLPVQLQRVMAAEAEASREARAKVIAAEGEMTASRALKDAADVMAETPSAMQLRYLQTLNTISAEKNSTIIFPMPMDFVSKFFQK; encoded by the exons ATGAAGTTAGATCATCTTCAATGTATACAAACTCCTCGAGTAGCGGCACTCGCCTTAGTTTACAGCGCTTTCCAAGGCGTCACTATGTCGGAGGAATCTTTACAACAGCACGGTGGATGTCAAATTGGAGGCCTTCCTCGAATACAATGCATGAGCT cGAGTCAACCTGAGGGGGGACAACTGGGGATATGCGGCATCGTACTTACAGTTCTGAGTTATATTCTAGTGATTGTGACAATGccgttttctttgttcttctgtCTTAAG GTAGTGCAGGAGTACGAGAGAGCAGTGATATTTAGATTAGGAAGGATTCTACCGGGCGGTGCCCGGGGACCAG GATTATTTTTCATCGTTCCTAAGATCGATCAATACAAGAAAGTGGATCTGAGAACAGTATCATTTGATGTACCACCCCAAGAG GCTCTGACACGTGATAGTGTGACGGTAACTGTCGATGCAGTGGTATATTTCAGGATTCAGAACGCAACGGTGTCTGTTACGAATGTTTCGGATGCTCCAGGCTCTACCAAGCTGCTGGCCCAGACTACTTTGCGAAATATGATTGGAACGAAGAATCTGAGTGACATTCTAATGGACAGAGAAGGGCTCAGTGCTCAGATGCAG TCGTTCCTTGACGATGCTACTGATGCCTGGGGAGTTCGTGTGGAAAGAGTGGAGAT TAAGGATGTACGACTCCCAGTTCAGTTGCAGCGAGTTATGGCAGCAGAGGCCGAGGCTAGCCGAGAGGCGCGGGCTAAG GTCATCGCGGCAGAAGGTGAGATGACTGCGTCACGCGCATTGAAGGATGCCGCTGACGTCATGGCGGAGACACCATCGGCTATGCAGCTTCGTTACCTTCAAACTTTGAATACAATCTCAGCTGAGAAGAATTCTACCATCATCTTCCCTATGCCAATGGATTTCGTGTCCAAATTCTTTCAGAAGTAG
- the LOC136887947 gene encoding uncharacterized protein, whose product MAQANYAESHSEEITPSSRDWLFHTNHSLSRLKEVKKTSYRLGGGPKEREVNCQCNYRSKSKSSFSELNSEPPMLAMDSQGAASMLDMSVPELMRQFNERKQERNTSKRRPRSSLIYTSKSLSRKCDKSDEKPSTKNYNAFIAVKGRTPQLHQPPGSQKVFDSKEDNNAFKELYHLDEQVRRRSPSFGRLRKYSLAFDDNEDDPSDIPPPPCTSPERDTPRISSPECKECEENSLFEEDVDEMSNKSSEAASFSAGCRSLVFAIPTGNDDDDASDDETDISEFKPGRVSADYVRRSEGVLNEVDEKNLSEAAEISDMMLDMENARQKIGKLRISPRDLDLDLETSANQSALEEATPLEDVVDVPVSSVRITHKPNSRPSVEKVTSLGDESYEAFWVEEPVVRVSSNAPSWKNNRACPARYMSKPEKHSARVRKHQSEGFLSLKGRTVEFFNSKDLLAGNRLRDLRRTSEPKRSLDQLGSTDENRNAMEANVSSKRKVETKPPLPHRSSSVKTNKNQGTKEKDPLMGKNSGTDVTVRKSSLRKSSSDGNIPVSVTAESNTLKKSVTFSQEVLKEDNGGEFECSKTKNSLDTSKQTTDTSMTQEGLEKPAPKSCLWLDPGIVIQNGLEMEAKGLQLRKSLETSSATFECNLHKKSPQNTRAKILAKIKETSGEREPCACREITRPTAAVLAEAKRGDLEARETSSRSEKLLKNRSSRPSSAPMKRSSISNENEIQRPKSPRRKPRVMSARVQRKKSGTDGTQIRPRPSSAHVGSLSSKDARRNRAAVKVLKEGYLFKERPPPPLPPEPRERQQNKQKGNEDEDDKKAASFTMDEGCVVASEECEQVYARLREKGIGVSMETIKRGLMPPARKASDLNVAFMGTSSGLLSKPETWLPEEYARVQIWNNVLKSSK is encoded by the exons ATGGCTCAGGCAAATTATGCCGAAAGCCACTCCGAAGAGATCACGCCAAGCTCTCGG GATTGGCTGTTCCATACAAATCATTCACTATCCCGTCTGAAAGAAGTTAAAAAGACATCATATCGACTTGGTGGTGGACCAAAGGAAAGAGAAGTCAACTGCCAGTGTAACTACAGGAGCAAGAGCAAAAGTAGTTTCTCAGAATTGAATTCAGAACCACCTATGTTGGCAATGGATAGCCAGGGGGCAGCAAG CATGCTAGATATGTCTGTTCCTGAATTAATGAGACAATTCAATGAGAGAAAACAGGAAAGGAACACATCAAAGAGAAGACCGCGCTCCTCACTAATCTACACAAGCAAGAGTTTGTCAAGGAAGTGTGATAAAAGTGATGAAAAGCCCTCCACAAAGAACTACAATGCATTTATTGCAG TGAAGGGTCGAACACCTCAGCTCCATCAACCTCCTGGTTCACAGAAAGTCTTTGATAGTAAAGAAGATAACAATGCATTTAAAG AACTGTACCATCTGGATGAACAAGTACGACGTCGATCTCCTTCGTTTGGAAGGCTTCGGAAGTACTCGCTAGCATTCGACGACAACGAAGATGACCCGAGTGACATTCCACCTCCTCCTTGTACGTCCCCGGAACGAGACACGCCGAGGATAAGCTCTCCGGAATGCAAAGAATGCGAGGAAAACTCGCTTTTCGAGGAGGATGTTGATGAGATGAGCAACAAATCTTCGGAAGCCGCGTCATTTTCGGCAGGTTGTCGTTCTTTGGTGTTTGCCATTCCAACCGgtaacgacgacgacgacgcgAGCGATGATGAAACTGATATCAGTGAATTCAAACCTGGACGAGTTTCAGCCGATTACGTGCGGAGAAGCGAGGGTGTACTTAACGAAGTCGACGAGAAAAATCTATCAGAAGCCGCTGAAATATCCGATATGATGCTAGACATGGAAAACGCAAGGCAGAAGATCGGTAAGTTGCGCATCAGTCCTCGAGACTTAGACCTCGACCTTGAGACTTCAGCGAATCAGAGTGCACTGGAAGAGGCGACACCCCTCGAAGATGTGGTTGATGTTCCCGTATCTTCCGTTCGCATAACCCATAAGCCGAACAGCCGCCCATCTGTTGAAAAAGTTACGAGCCTGGGAGATGAATCCTACGAAGCTTTTTGGGTTGAAGAACCCGTAGTTCGTGTTTCGTCAAATGCACCATCGTGGAAAAATAACCGAGCTTGTCCGGCAAGGTACATGAGCAAGCCAGAAAAACATTCAGCGCGCGTTAGAAAACACCAAAGTGAAGGCTTTCTGTCACTGAAGGGAAGGACTGTGGAATTCTTCAACTCTAAGGACTTGTTGGCGGGAAATCGGCTCAGAGATTTGAGAAGGACTTCGGAACCTAAAAGAAGTTTGGACCAACTCGGGTCCACAGACGAAAACAGAAACGCGATGGAAGCAAATGTCAGTTCCAAGAGAAAG GTGGAAACAAAACCGCCATTGCCGCACCGGAGCTCTTCGGTCAAGACGAACAAAAATCAGGGAACTAAAGAAAAAGATCCCCTAATGGGTAAAAACAGTGGGACAGATGTAACGGTGAGAAAGTCATCTTTACGCAAGTCGAGTTCTGATGGAAATATCCCTGTTTCTGTAACAGCTGAGAGCAATACTCTTAAAAAGTCTGTGACATTTAGTCAAGAGGTACTGAAAGAAGATAATGGAGGAGAATTTGAGTGTAGCAAAACTAAAAATTCACTCGATACTTCAAAACAAACGACAGATACAAGTATGACCCAAGAAGGGCTCGAGAAGCCAGCGCCGAAGAGTTGTTTGTGGTTGGATCCTGGGATTGTGATTCAAAACGGTTTAGAAATGGAAGCAAAAGGCCTACAGTTGAGGAAAAGCCTTGAAACATCGTCCGCAACATTTGAATGTAACCTTCACAAGAAAAGTCCTCAAAATACAAGAGCAAAgattttggcaaaaattaaaGAGACATCTGGCGAGCGGGAACCATGTGCCTGCAGAGAAATTACCAGACCCACTGCGGCAGTATTGGCGGAGGCGAAAAGGGGGGACCTTGAGGCTAGAGAGACGTCATCGAGAAGTGAAAAGCTCTTG AAAAATCGGTCAAGTCGACCTAGCTCAGCACCAATGAAACGATCATCGATAAGCAATGAAAATGAGATCCAAAGGCCCAAATCTCCAAGAAGAAAGCCTCGTGTGATGTCCGCTAGAGTACAG AGAAAGAAGTCTGGAACCGATGGAACACAAATTCGCCCCAGGCCATCGTCAGCCCATGTCGGGAGTTTGAG CTCAAAGGATGCGCGCCGAAACCGAGCCGCGGTTAAAGTTCTCAAGGAAGGATATCTATTCAAGGAAAGGCCTCCACCGCCTTTACCGCCAG AGCCGAGAGAACGACAGCAAAATAAGCAAAAAGGCAACGAGGATGAAGACGACAAAAAAGCAGCCTCTTTTACTATG gaTGAAGGTTGTGTTGTCGCGTCGGAGGAATGTGAACAAGTTTACGCCCGTCTGCGGGAGAAGGGGATTGGAGTTTCCATGGAAACCATTAAGAG AGGCTTGATGCCTCCTGCGAGGAAAGCTAGCGACTTAAACGTAGCTTTCATGGGAACAAGTTCAGG
- the LOC136932027 gene encoding TLC domain-containing protein 2-like, with protein sequence MSLDTQYFYLMMFALVSLLAFRVVCIALKSTISPPNVVSSTKEWLYFNTLISFLHACISGLSSIYCFVDHPQMFQNMTKGCSLPSMYLLTFLVGYTLYDTLDIVVHDLIGSPGIIIHHVVIITVAVFVLYTRQFIPFATSLCVIEFNSVFLHLRRLMRFHGICRSQFTYRLNLVALFGTYIALRFVFLVLLTAYFVYFRHKTYISYFLLGFSGYVVLIVINLILFFRLWKTEFAVKTTMNGECCNGHVQEKHD encoded by the exons atgtCGCTTGACACTCAGTATTTTTACTTAATGATGTTCGCTTTAGTTTCTCTTTTAGCGTTTCGTGTGGTATGTATTGCCCTCAAATCGACTATTTCTCCACCGAACGTCGTTTCGTCGACCAAAGAGTGGCTTTATTTCAATACTTTAATCTCCTTTCTTCATGCCTGTATTTCAGGCCTTTCCTCAATTTATTG TTTTGTTGATCATCCACAAATGTTTCAAAACATGACCAAAGGCTGCAGTTTGCCTTCAATGTACTTATTGACGTTTTTAGTAG GTTACACTTTATATGACACATTAGATATTGTAGTGCATGATCTCATAGGATCACCTGGTATTATCATCCACCATGTTGTG ATCATCACAGTTGCCGTCTTCGTACTCTATACGCGGCAGTTTATTCCCTTCGCGACAAGCCTCTGTGTCATCGAATTTAACAGCGTGTTCCTGCACCTTCGTCGATTAATGCGTTTTCACGGGATATGCCGCTCTCAGTTTACTTACAGGCTCAACCTGGTCGCGCTGTTTGGAACTTACATCGCTCTACGTTTTGTGTTCCTAGTTTTGTTGACGGCGTATTTTGTGTATTTCAGACATAAGACCTACATTTCATATTTTCTTCTTGGATTTTCTGGGTATGTCGTGTTAATCGTGATCAACTTGATCCTGTTCTTTCGGCTGTGGAAGACAGAGTTTGCAGTAAAGACAACGATGAACGGGGAATGCTGCAATGGTCATGTACAAGAAAAACACGACtag